A single Pygocentrus nattereri isolate fPygNat1 chromosome 28, fPygNat1.pri, whole genome shotgun sequence DNA region contains:
- the atoh1a gene encoding protein atonal homolog 1a produces MNADGLDGAASALPYVAEARAWLAPAPAPRAAHPPRSNRTSSSPPAAKPGSSTAVQKQRRIAANARERRRMHGLNHAFDELRSVIPALDNDKKLSKYETLQMAQIYISALADLLRAPGTSQVPPAALRREDEARAGRSDGELSPRSHFSDSDEAHAELPSEDELSELRALGHGAF; encoded by the coding sequence ATGAACGCAGACGGGCTGGACGGAGCCGCGAGCGCGCTCCCGTATGTCGCTGAGGCGCGCGCCTGGCTTGCCCCCGCGCCTGCGCCACGCGCCGCCCACCCGCCGCGCTCAAACCGCACCTCTTCGAGCCCTCCCGCGGCCAAGCCgggcagcagcacagctgtgcaGAAGCAGCGGCGCATCGCAGCCAACGCGCGCGAGCGGCGGCGCATGCACGGCCTCAATCACGCCTTTGACGAGTTGCGCAGCGTCATCCCGGCGCTGGACAACGACAAGAAGCTCTCTAAGTACGAGACTCTGCAGATGGCACAGATCTACATCAGCGCGCTCGCCGACCTGTTGCGCGCGCCCGGCACATCGCAGGTGCCACCAGCGGCGCTGAGGCGCGAGGACGAGGCGCGCGCAGGCCGCAGCGACGGAGAGCTGTCCCCGCGCTCCCACTTCAGCGACTCTGACGAAGCTCACGCCGAACTGCCCAGCGAGGACGAGCTCAGCGAGCTGAGGGCGCTCGGGCACGGAGCGTTCTGA